A window from Argopecten irradians isolate NY chromosome 3, Ai_NY, whole genome shotgun sequence encodes these proteins:
- the LOC138317211 gene encoding uncharacterized protein, which translates to MKQTCELIHLYQTRLGYSHRTGLGYIAATELGLDIATEPGLDIATEPGLDMATEPGLDIATEPGLDMATEPGLDIATEPGLDIATEPGLDIATEPGLDMATEPGLDIATEPGLDIATERGLDIATELELDIATELELDIATEPGLDIATELGLDIATEPGLDIATEPGLDIATEPGLDIATELGLDIATKLGLDIATKLGLDIATELGLNIATELELDN; encoded by the coding sequence atgaaGCAGACATGTGAACTTATTCACCTATACCAAACCAGACTTGGATATAGCCACCGAACTGGGCTCGGATATATTGCTGCCACCGAACTAGGCTTGGATATAGCCACCGAACCAGGCTTGGATATAGCCACTGAACCAGGCTTGGATATGGCCACCGAACCAGGCTTGGATATAGCCACTGAACCAGGCTTGGATATGGCCACCGAACCAGGCTTGGATATAGCCACCGAACCAGGCTTGGATATAGCCACCGAACCAGGCTTGGATATAGCCACCGAACCAGGCTTGGATATGGCCACAGAACCAGGCTTGGATATAGCCACCGAACCAGGCTTGGATATAGCCACAGAACGAGGCTTGGATATAGCCACTGAACTAGAATTGGATATAGCCACCGAACTAGAATTGGATATAGCCACCGAACCAGGCTTGGATATAGCCACCGAACTAGGCTTGGATATAGCCACCGAACCAGGCTTGGATATAGCCACCGAACCAGGCTTGGATATAGCCACCGAACCAGGCTTGGATATAGCCACCGAACTAGGCTTGGATATAGCCACCAAACTAGGCTTGGATATAGCCACCAAACTAGGCTTGGATATAGCCACCGAACTAGGCTTGAATATAGCCACCGAACTAGAATTGGATAACTAG